The genomic window tgtacccccataccatcagagaggcaggcttttgaactgtgtgctgataacaggctggatggtccctctcctctttagtatggaggaagaggagtttgTGGTTTATAAgaatcattttacattttgatttgcctgaccacagaacagttctccacttcagtccattttaaatgagctttgagaagacggcagcgtttctggatggtgttcatgTCTGGctccttctctgcctgatagagctttaagcagcatatGTGGATGTCagggtgaactgtgtttacagacaatgatctgtggaagtgttcctgagtccacgcagggatgtccagaacagaatcagacctgtttttaatgctgtggcccctgagggcctgagGATCACAGGCAtcaaatattgactttcagtccTGTGTGTTGCTCACATTTTTCTCCAGATTCTAGatatcttttgatgatattctGAGCTGCAGATGATGATGGGATAATCAAAGTCTTTCCATTGATGAATATTAATCTGAAACTGTTCCACTGTTTTTAGAcgcagtttttcacagactggtgaacatCTGCCCATCtctacttctgagagattcagcctctctaaaatatCCTCTTCCTGATCTGTTGCCAACTAACCTCCTCCAACTGTTTCTTATTAACACCacttacagccttttgttgctcctgtctcAACTTAATatgtgctgctgctttaaaattcaaaaacaccTTATTTTTTCCTAGAAAtagtacatttttttgttttatcatttcaaacGTTTACattgttccattgtgaatgaACTATGagttcatgagatttgcaaatcacagcattttgttattattattatttacaatttacatCCTGATGTTTTCAGAAAGCATTCCAGGACATATCTGGCTTCTAAAACCTACGAAACTCAGACTAATAAGACACGCACAACCTAAACACGTATTAAAGTTTGAATCACTTCCTGTTGCTCTGCAGCGCAGAGGGCCATTTCCTGCGTGCGGCTCGACAACCTTCAGCACGGCGTCTTTAGCCTTCTGCTAAAAATAAACTCCCTGTGaaagaaagctgctgctgaccacaaaaatacaaaacatgacTGCAGATGAAAATAAAGCAACTGTTCGCCTTGCATCTGTCTGGCTATTAGCTCACTGAAACGAAGGCCCGAGTAGAAGCGCCACTTTCCTGCCAAAGACTGTAACCACAGCACAGCTCAAACACACTGCCACTCTGGGGAAGTTAAACAAGGGAAACAGTATGCTCTCTGATTTAATGGACCTCAGCTACAGTGATGGaaaggaaaagggaaaaaaaaaaaaaaagggggtggaGGAAAAAGATTGTGATCACATGACCACAAAGTCATTCTGAAAGTATGCTGCCGGGGCTCTGCCCACAGGAATATAAAAAGCGTTCGATGTGTCCACGCAACGAGCATCACTTCCAGAGCCCCGAAGAAGTCTGAGCTGGTGAGCTGGTGGCTGAAAAACCCGGGCGAGAGGAAGACGAGCGCAAACATGGTGAGTGAAAGTGTGAGCAGAAGGTTCCTCTAAGGAGAGCGACGGGCGAAGCTTTAGCTGCTGGGGTCGGAGGGATTTCTAAAtatgttgaataaaaaaagcaccGGCTGGTGAAAAGTCTGTGAACGTTACAGCGAGCTGAAACTTTCACTTCAAATATCAGCTCATCGGTGACTTTGTTAAGGAAGTAAGTATGGTGAAAGAGTGCGTGCGTTAAAGACAGCTGAggctgcttttctgtttctgggCAATAAGAGTTTCCACTGATCCCTCAATAATTAAAGCCAAGGATgaatatcgcccaccgcctttcagttttatactaaaatcatctcatcttGACAAATAATgggacttgtagccattttggttaaaccttgaaaataacaacatgAGTAAACTCGTGCAATGCCTCGCAAGATCTGCTGTTGCTTTTAGTacgtgctggggatgactcacagctacgaCCACACAAAGGTATAACCATATTTGTGTCgcctaaggtcgattagctgcggtggccatcttgaattgtgttgactccaaaggttagtcGAAAAATAGAATAGAAAGCCTTTATTGGCATTATACACAGCATACACAGTATGCATAGTGTGATGAAATTAGAAACTACTCCCTCAAAGTACACACGGCGCAATATATAGATAATatgctcaaaataaaatgaatacaataaaaactgctGTACAAAGGTCCTATACaattaggacaaaaaaaaacacagacaacagGTAGGCAGGCAAGACAGATAAGAAATGAGGACCCAGTTTCACGTGTTGAGGTCGGTTGACCGAAAAGTCCTTAATCCAGGAGCAGGTGGACAGGTTGACTAACTTGGAGACCAGTATGTCCGGCATTATTGTATTGAAGGCTGAACTGTAATCAATGAAGAGCATCCTTTTTCCAACTGACTGAGTACTGAGTGAAGAGCAGTAGCTATTGCATCTTCTGTAGATCTGTTTGTCCGATAGGAAAACTGATACGGGTCCAGAGAAGGGGGGGAGACAGATTTTGATGTGTTTCAAAACCAATTTCTCAAAGCACTTAGTGATGACTGGGGTAAGTGCTACTGGACGAAAGTCACTGAGAGTAGTTGTGGGTGATTTTTTGGGGGACTGGAATAATGGTGGCAGATTTTTAACAGGCTGGGACGACGGCCTGTTCCAGTGACAGGTTAAAGATGTTGGTGAGGAGCTGTGCTAGCTGATCAGCACATGCCTTAATCACCTTCCCTGGCACACCATCCGGGCCTGTAGCCTTCCTGGGATTCACGGTGCCAAGCACCCGTCGCACATCCTCAACAGCAAGAGTGAGAGGCTGGAGTTGGTTGTAGCAGTGGTTGGGGTGGGGTGGTGCAGATCCAgagattactgtctgaaagtttccttaaaatccatccagtggtaaaaagatgtcacacaatgtGTTGAGgaggatgctcagctactaccacaccaaactttagctcaacatctgtaaaactggttgagttgtGGCCATGTcagctgactgtggcagccatcttgaatttggttgactccaaaggtattttagttgtagatgtatgtccgataactactttctgaaagtttcattaaaatctgttcagtgggcAGGCGATAACTGTAATgtaatgtcatttatttttcttttccagttgAATAAAACCACAAACTCGCCTCAGACGAACTCCACTACGGGTTCACCTCTCTACATCAGCTCCACCCCTGGACATTCCTCTGTGTTTGACTTCACCGCTGCCAATGACATCGCCTCCAGAGTGAACTACATCTACAGTTTCTTCGCCGCCCTGGGCTTCCTCGCAGGCTGCTTTCTGCTCTACGTCTTCGCTCAGAGCTACAGAGCCCACAGGCGGGTGGCGTGGCTCGACAGCCTCCTCTGGGTGTTTTGTGGCTTGCAgatgctcctcctgctcctctcccTCCACATCATGGTGCACAGACCCAACTACATGAAGAGCACGGCTTTGGGCTGCGCTGCCCTCTCCTTCGCCATCAACACGGCCTCTCTGTGCAGCTTGTTGGTCTTATTGCTCATGGCGTTCGTCTTCACCTTTGACCCACCGCCCCAATCCCCGCTCAGGAAGCCTAAATACTGTGCGCCGCTGGTGATCCTGACTTCTACTCTAATCTGCCTGCTGCTGGCTGGACTCCGTGGCCTGCAGGAAGAGGGTGATTGCGTCATGGACCCACCCAAGGCCGGTGTTTTGCATGCAGCTATGAAACTGTGCTTGGCTTTTCTGATTCCCTACTCGGACTTCTGATAAGTGGCTGCGTCTGGCAGTGGAAATCTAAAGGTCGTTTCCTGTCTGGCTCCGAGGAGGGCCCCGTGTTCCTGGCGGTTAGCGTAGTGCTGTTCCTCTGCCTGCTCTTCTACGGCGCGGCTCAGGTGAGGGGAGCCCTGCTTGTTGCGGCAGTGGGGCTGAGGCCCCGCGAGCGAGCCTTTCTGAGCGTGGCCGAGTGCGTGCTGTTCTCGGGGAGCAGCCTCAGcctgctgctggtgctgttCATTCACAGGCCGTGCCGGGATAGCCTGTACGGGGTGATGAGGCAGCTGAGGGACTGGTGTCGAAGCCCGGGGCGTGcgcagcaaaacagaaacattatcgctccgCACATTGAGATCACAGACACTCTGCAGGACATTGAGTCaaaagctgattaaaaaaaacaaacgagtGAATTTACAAGAACAGATTTGAAAGCTCCTGTTCAGTCAGTAATTTTGATGGCCCTGAAAGTCATAATTATgggtttttaaatgactgatcTGAACCGATCTTTTTCAAAGGTGGAATTATACGtcgtacaaaaaaaaaagaagaaggttCACAAATTTGGATTTCCTCTAATCCGCTTAGAGTCAGGTTTTCACATACAGGCTCAGGCGTTGAAGGTTCGAGCTCATCTTATGTTGACGAGGTCAGGTCCGAATAACTTCTCACAGTGATcgtgattgactgcagctggtagtttctccACACCggcataaaaaaatgatttgtttgagAGCGCTCTTTGGATTGACCAGGACTCCCCTGTCACTCTCGAATGACAGAAAATTGgttcagatgttcaggaacaagaAAGCCCAGCCGCTTgtcttggttctggttctgctggaggttccttcctgttaaaagggcgttgttcctttccactgttgccaacgTGCAGcccaggatgggagactgcaacgaagtgaagattcaaagcaacctgctggcttccttagataacttttacatCTTTCTGTACCTGAGACTTGGTGTTACATAATAAACTGAagcctgccatgaactggaaactgctggaacaccgGTGTTTTTCTACACGGTGAAGCCAGTTTTACGTCGTCCCGACTCTGAGAGGATGCCGACCGGAAAAATAAGGAGCCCCGACTCCAAAAAGCGACATGGACATGGACCAGCCAGGTGCCTTCTGGAGAAAGGTTTACtgtcagacgagacaaagattGAACCATTTGGCCACAAAGACGACATAGATTcgtgctgttgttttaaagcattaGCTCAGCACCTTCCTGTGAGACGGTGTCAGCAGCTGCTGTTCTTTAAGCAGCTTGTTAAACGGGTTTTCAGGCTCATCGATAACCCGTGAAAGTCAGTCAGTTTGGGATGTAGCCACTCTCCCTGTTTCGTCTCCTCTCCTCAGAATTATGTCGATTGATGGCGGTGGCCAGCCAGCTCACTGGCTCCTCTTCCCTGGGTTGATATTGTCTACAAACCTCTCATGCTTTTTAATACTGACCCTTTGCATCTTAATGATGATGACGATGTAAGCTCAGGATTCTCTTCTGCTTAATCATTCACTTTTATATACTTCCCCACAGCTTCTCCTTCTGATTTTTATTAGTAGTTAGCAACTGAGAGGTGAACGTTACGCTGCCATAAAGTGCTATCAGATACTTTTATGAGTACAGGTCCAAGCACATGGGATCATATTAATACTTGATACTGGTATCCTTAAGAAGTTTTAGAGAAAAGCCACCATGAATCCAAACTTGCGCAGCCAGTTCttgttttgaaaactataaagttgtttgttttataatcgTTCCAGTCTGAAAAAATatggttcaaataaataatcGAAAGCTCCAAATGAATATAATAATCATCTTTAGGATGACTTCTGGCTCTCACTGTAATAAACCCACGGGGCGTTCCTTTAagtgcttttttccccttttattgGTTGGTGTTTATAGATGTGCATTTATCTGCAAagctgtatttaattttttttgctatGCAAAGTTAATAAAGTGATAAATGGTGTACAGTTTTATCAATGATAAAAGATGTTGCTGCAATCCTTTTTTCACACAGTGGTTGTAAATCAGCTTGAATAAGAAAACAAACGAATAGAATCAGTCGGTTGTACGGTTATCTGCTTCAGTTCTTGGAAACGGACTGTGTTTGCACAGCTTCACCTGGTTTTCCAAAAAAGCCCATTAAGCCAAAAGgcctggaataaaaaaataaagtaaaactttgCAACTCTCTGCCACATAGGGAAGCATTTAGTCCAACGGAGTCAATggtctttgtgttttggtttcgAACCTGTCAGGAAACCATACGAGCAGATTTTCCAGCTCATTTTCCATAAAAATCTCCGGGGCACCTTTTCTAGGAATGCCCGACGAGCACGACTGGCGTGTTGCTACTGTGGcaacacagaaaataatcagctGTATGACATGCTGGTCCTTTGTTAGCTGTTCAAACCGAGTCACACGTATTCAGTCAGGAGTCTATAATATATAACCACAACACAAAGGCAACCATTTGACGTGTTACAGCGACAATTCAACAtgtatcataaaaacaaaaagtaaaactacattcatataaaaaaaagacataaaatgatTCACGTGtccttcattttgtttaatgtaaATACAACGGCAGACTCTTTATGACAAAGTCAGACGCCCCGTATTGACATATTTTGACATCCTGCATCTTTACGTGtttattttctacaaataaaGTGTCACTTCGCTGCAGGAGGAGACGAGTGCGCAGTTGTCCCAACTTGACACAGTATTACCTGCAGACGCTTCCGTTAACACCTTTTGTTCAGGATGAGCTGAATGGCTACTAAACTGTAGAGACTTtatgcatttaatttaaaaaatggtgtaacctggtgtgtgtgtgtgttcgtctgCATTATGTGTCGGGGAGGGTGGCTCCGCAACACATCGTGGGATTTTCTCGAAAACTGACTTCCATAATTGCTACACAGGAGACCGAGAGGCTTGTCACGAGTGTCCGCGCGGCGAGGACAGGAGGTGAGTGTAAGCTAAGCTGTTCTTTTCTACTAACTAATTAGCTCGATAGCTTTTTGGAAGAAAGATCGCAGCATTTGTCAAACATAAACCAACGGCGACCGATAACTCTGGACAAAATTCAGGTTTTTGATCAGTATTTTGCCATGTTCTGTCTTAATCAAAAGGCACAAAATCAAAAAGCGGGAGAGAGAAAAGGACTCGTAACCAGCGTGTGGTAAAGATTAGAAGCGGGACTCAGATCGGGGACGTTGTGTTTAAGGTTTGGTCCTTTAAACCCCAGGACTACCTCTAATG from Kryptolebias marmoratus isolate JLee-2015 linkage group LG17, ASM164957v2, whole genome shotgun sequence includes these protein-coding regions:
- the LOC112450569 gene encoding uncharacterized protein LOC112450569, whose protein sequence is MLNKTTNSPQTNSTTGSPLYISSTPGHSSVFDFTAANDIASRVNYIYSFFAALGFLAGCFLLYVFAQSYRAHRRVAWLDSLLWVFCGLQMLLLLLSLHIMVHRPNYMKSTALGCAALSFAINTASLCSLLVLLLMAFVFTFDPPPQSPLRKPKYCAPLVILTSTLICLLLAGLRGLQEEGDCVMDPPKAGVLHAAMKLCLAFLIPYSDF